A window of Bacillus toyonensis BCT-7112 genomic DNA:
CCGAAATTAGGCGATTTTGACACAGAATTAACGGAAGAGTTTTTTAGAGCAGTTGCTCATGCAGCAAATATTACGTTACACGCTCGTATTTTATACGGAAGTAATACACATCACAAAATTGAAGCTTTATTTAAGGCATTTGGTCGAGCGCTTAGAGAGGCAGTCGAAAAAAATGACAACATTACTGGTGTAAATTCAACGAAGGGGATGTTGTAATTGATTGCTATTGTAGATTATGGGATGGGAAATATTCGTAGTGTGGAACAGGCATTAAAATATATTGGAGCAGAGTATATCGTAACGGATGATAGAGAGGAAATATTGAGAAGTGATGGCGTTATTTTACCAGGAGTAGGGGCATTTCCGAAAGCGATGGACGTTCTAGAAGAAAAAAAATTAGTATTTGTGCTAAAAGAGATTGGGAATTTAGGGAAACCGTTCCTTGGTATATGTTTAGGTATGCAACTTTTATTTGAAAAAAGTGAGGAATTAAAAGACTGTAGCGGATTAAGTTTATTGCCAGGTGTTATTCGGAAATTAAAAGTGCCTTATAAAATTCCACATATGGGATGGAATGAATTGAAGAAAGAAGGAGAAATACCACTTTGGAATGGAATAGAAGACGGTTCTTTCGTATATTATGTCCACTCTTATTATGCAGATTGTCCAAAGGGGATTGTGTATGGGGCAAGCGAGTATGGGGTGCAAGTACCTGGTTTTGTAGCGAAAGGAAATGTATTTGGAGCGCAGTTTCACCCTGAAAAAAGTGGGGAAGTCGGAATACAAATTTTAAAGAATTTTAAAGGGGTGGTAGAAGCATGGAAATTTTCCCAGCTATCGATTTAAAAGAAGGGCGATGTGTCAGACTTTATCAAGGAGAGTTTAGTAA
This region includes:
- the hisH gene encoding imidazole glycerol phosphate synthase subunit HisH, with the translated sequence MIAIVDYGMGNIRSVEQALKYIGAEYIVTDDREEILRSDGVILPGVGAFPKAMDVLEEKKLVFVLKEIGNLGKPFLGICLGMQLLFEKSEELKDCSGLSLLPGVIRKLKVPYKIPHMGWNELKKEGEIPLWNGIEDGSFVYYVHSYYADCPKGIVYGASEYGVQVPGFVAKGNVFGAQFHPEKSGEVGIQILKNFKGVVEAWKFSQLSI